Proteins co-encoded in one Cercospora beticola chromosome 7, complete sequence genomic window:
- a CDS encoding uncharacterized protein (MEROPS:MER0001399): MKFTLATAAALVATVAASPLDRRATPLEATLTQIDNTLVRVALTNTGSTAYNLLAGGTILDDAPVDKLYVTGGNATATFVGITKRMSLQNLDADAFVTLEAGETIEKEIQAAQIYDFPASGIYEFLADGVFPYAEAGSTELTGDALIFESNTLSLEIDGEAAAAVGDVVRLDKRTIIQSDCTGTRRTAVVNGLRNCATQANAAASQAASGSATRFNTFFRTTASGTRNTVAARLRAVAGECSSSTSGVSRTYCTDPYGYCTSNVLAYAVPSASNVNYCPAFYTLPAVTGSCFAQDQAGTVLHETTHLSAVYSPNTIDYAYGYAASTRLTTAQAVLNADSYTLFANSVSLGC; this comes from the exons ATGAAGTTCACTCtcgcgactgctgctgccctgGTGGCCACTGTTGCTGCAAGCCCTCTGGATCGGCGAGCAACTCCTCTCGAAGCAACGTTGACTCAAATCGACAACACCCTCGTCCGAGTCGCCCTCACCAACACCGGATCCACAGCCTACAACCTCCTGGCCGGAGGCACTATCCTCGACGATGCACCAGTGGACAAGCTCTACGTGACCGGAGGCA ATGCTACGGCCACATTCGTCGGAATCACGAAGCGCATGTCGCTTCAAAACCTCGATGCAGATGCCTTCGTCACCCTTGAAGCAGGAGAGACcatcgagaaggagatccAAGCGGCCCAGATCTATGACTTCCCAGCCTCTGGCATTTACGAATTCTTGGCAGATGGAGTCTTCCCATATGCGGAGGCTGGTTCCACCGAGCTCACGGGTGATGCTTTAATCTTTGAATCCAACACTCTGTCGCTCGAAATTGACGGCgaagccgctgctgctgttggcgaTGTTGTTCGTCTCGACAAGCGCACAATCATCCAGAGCGACTGCACTGGCACTCGCCGCACTGCTGTGGTCAATGGTCTCCGTAACTGCGCCACTCaagccaatgctgcagctAGCCAGGCCGCCTCCGGATCCGCAACTCGCTTCAACACTTTCTTCCGCACCACTGCTTCCGGAACGCGCAACACTGTTGCTGCACGTCTGCGTGCTGTCGCTGGAGAGTGCTCTTCATCCACTAGTGGAGTGTCCAGAACATACTGCACTGACCCTTACGGATACTGCACATCGAATGTACTCGCTT ATGCCGTCCCATCTGCCAGCAACGTCAACTACTGCCCAGCCTTTTATACCCTGCCTGCTGTCACTGGAAGCTGTTTCGCCCAAGATCAAGCTGGAACTGTCTTGCACGAGACCACTCATCTTTCTGCTGTGTACTCGCCGAACACGATTGATTACGCGTACGGCTACGCTGCAAGCACGAGATTGACTACTGCTCAAGCCGTGTTGAATGCCGACAGTTACACCCTGTTCGCCAACTCAGTGTCGCTCGGATGCTAG